A region of the Candidatus Thermoplasmatota archaeon genome:
ATAGATGAAAATTTTTATGAAACGATGATTCGCCTATTTCTTGGAACATTATCAAAAGAGAATAAAAGTGAAGAGATTGGAAGAGGGATAATGGAAAAAATACTGATTTCTGGATCTTCAAGACTTGATTTTATCACAATCGCCTCAGATATTGGAATACACCACAATACCGTAAGAGAATATATGGAAGTACTTGAAAAGTCTAGAATAATTTATCTTCTTCCAGCATGGGATATAAATAAGAAAAGATATTCTTTGAGAAAACAGAAAAAAATTATTTTCCAGAGCAGTTTAATTCCACAAGCTCTTCATCACTATATAACGGGGTGCACATACGAGGATATTTTAGATTTTGTAGATAAGAATTTGGAAGTTATTGTAGAGCAACTTGTATCAAGCCATATAATCTGGAGTTTTGAGAAACCAATTATTAAAGAAAGACACAGCTTTGCAGGATTCTATTATGATAGAAAAGAATGTGATTTATTAATACTAGAACATGGAAAAAATTATGGATATGAAATTAAGTATGGAAAATTAGAAAAAGAAAGATATCCATTCAAAGTTTTTTATATAACAAAAGACGCAATGGATGAAAATGCGTATCCAGCACCATTATTTCTTGCAGGCATAGAAAAAAGTGAAAATGCCATCTAAGCACATCCACCCATCATGATAAATTGGAATTTCAACCTTCATCTGTGTTATGCCTTTAAAATATTTTACTTCAATTTCTTCAAATTTCTATTCCACTAAAACCTGCACTTGTCTTCATTTTCTTTTAGCCATCTTCTTTTCTCTTTATAATTGGGCACTGCTTCTTCAACTAATACCCAAAACCTTTTAGAATGATTGTGTTCAATCAGGTGAGCCAGCTCATGTATGCATACATATTCCAACACGTCATCTGGAGCGAAGAGCAGTCTCGTTGAAATATTGATGTTACCTGCTGTAGAACAGCTTCCCCAGTTTGACTTATTATGTTTAAAGAATATCTTATTTATTTTCTGGTTGAAATGCTTCTTGTTTAATTCCTCGATCTTCTCTTGGAGTTTCGGCAGCCTTTTACTAGCAATACATCTACTGATAAGCGTGGCTATATGATCATTCTGCTTTTCTTTTGAAAGATTGTTTGATATCAAGAGTTGAATCTTATTACCCATTATTCTTGCTGAACTACTCTTCTTATCTTTGAATTCTATCTTGAGTGTATATTCCTCATCACCGACTTTTAGTATATCTCCATCCTTGTATTCTTTTTGTCTCTCTGGTCTGAATCTATGGGGGTTTTCCTTCAGTTTGTTTCTCGCCCAAACTTTCATCTTCATCAACTGTCTAAAACGCTCCTCTC
Encoded here:
- a CDS encoding M48 family metallopeptidase codes for the protein EERFRQLMKMKVWARNKLKENPHRFRPERQKEYKDGDILKVGDEEYTLKIEFKDKKSSSARIMGNKIQLLISNNLSKEKQNDHIATLISRCIASKRLPKLQEKIEELNKKHFNQKINKIFFKHNKSNWGSCSTAGNINISTRLLFAPDDVLEYVCIHELAHLIEHNHSKRFWVLVEEAVPNYKEKRRWLKENEDKCRF